The following DNA comes from Mucisphaera calidilacus.
CATGTGGGCCCAGTGGGCGGATTGCCAGTGGTCGCCCCACGGCTTGCCGTTGCTTGTAGGCCTGGTGCCGGTCTTGTGGGTCACGACGAGGTAGCGCATCATCGGGATGATGTGGTTGCTGAGAAGCTGCTCGCGCGACACACCAACCCGTTCGGCGTTGTAGGGTCCGAATCTGTAGAGGAAGGCGAGGCCAGCCACGGTGCCGGTGTTCGGCCTGATCCAGTGCTCGCCATGCTTGCTGTCGGTCAGGAGCCGGAGGGTGGGGTCGCCCTCCCAGGGCCGCGTCGTGCTGATGAGGTAACGAGCCTGATTCTCGACGACCTCGTAGACCTTCTGCCGGTACTCGGTCAAGGGCCCTTCAGCGGCAGCCGGCTGCCACCGCATCGGCATGACGTCGGCAGCCATGATCAGCTGGCCGGTGAGGGTGAGCCATGCGATTAATGCGAGCACGACTATCTTTGGGGTGCTGTGCATCAGTGATCACTTACCTTTCTTGATCTGTCGGATCATCAGCGGTTGGTTGACGCGTTTGGCCCACTCCGTGAGATAGGCGTTCCATTTCTCGGAATCCGTGAATCGGTGAGCCCGGCTCCAGCCTGCTCCGGCCCAGTGGACTACGGATCCGCTCTCCGGCAGGTGGGTGAGGAGCAGGTGGTGGTTCTCGATCATCTCGTAACGAGCCTTGCCGGCGTTCTGGAGTACGACGCCTGCGCCGAGGTCTCCGTTGCCCTTCGCGCCGAGCGGTCCCCACTGCCCGAGCCAGGTTCTGTCGGGTGATGGGCTGTGGGTGGCGGGGTTACGTCTGACCAGGCCGGTGGCGAACTCGATGGTGTCGGGGCTGCCGTCGATGGTGTAGTCGGTGGTGATGCGGGTGAGGTTGTGGCCCTTGTCGAGGCTGAGTCGCTGCGTCTCGCGGATGGTGATGCCGTTGATCCGGCGTTCGGGGAAGGTGAGTTCGAAGAGGGTGCGGACGGGCCCGTTGGCGAGGATGCGCCACAACGCGTAGTTTTCGCCACGGACGAACTGGCCGTCGATGACCAAGGCGGTCCCGCCGCAGCCGAGCGTGTTGCCGACCTTGTAGAGGTCGGCTCCTTCACCGCGGTCGGTGTGGTAGTCGTGTCCGGGCTGGTACCACTTCTCGACGATGGGGTAGGGGACCCGCTTGCTCCAGACGTCGATGCCGTTGCTGATGGTCTCGTTGCGGAGCGCCGGGCCGTACATCCGGTAGGCGATGCGGTCGCTTTCCCAGGCGAAGTCGTCCATGCGCGTGGGGACGAATTTGGCGTGCACGGGCGAGGGGTCGTTTTGTCCGCGTACGGGCGGGGTCGCTTGAAGGGTGAAGACGACGGTCTGGCTGGCGAGGAAGTGGTGCTGGAAGACCAGCAGGTCGGGCGTGCCGTTTGCGTCGGTGTCGATGACCTGTGAGGTGGCTTCGCGGCCCGTGCTGCCGTTGATCACGCGGATCGTCTGGCTGTCGGCGTGGGGCATGGCGTCTTCGATGCTCTGCCAGGGTATCTCAACGGTCTGGTGTCCTCGCGGCTGGTCAAGCGGGTTGGTGACCTCGATGCGCATCTGAGCGTGCTGGTTGGGGTCGGGCGCGACGAGGGGGCGTGTGAGGTTGGACCAGTCGCCGCTGAAGTAGGCGCGGTCGAGGTCATTCGCGAAGACGGTGTCGCCACGGTGCTCGGCCAGCTCGAGCAGGTCGTTGTAGATGTAGAAGTTGAGCCAGTAGGCGTAGTGGTATTTCTGCCTTGTGCTAAGCGGCTTCATCATGCCGGCGTAGGGAGAGAGGTCGAGTTGATTGGCTCGGGCGGCCTCGATGGCTTTCTGAGCGCGTGCCCACATGGCGTCGGTGACACGTTCGTGGAGGTCGCGATAACCCTGATAGTCCAGCTCGGCCGGGTCGATCAGAGTGGCGGTGTCGTCGATACCGAGCGAGATGAGGGAGACGCTACGCTCGTAGCGCTTGTCGCCGTCGAGGTCGTAGTCGATGCGGTCGAAGAAGCCGTTGTCGTCGGTGTCGGCGTATCGGATGGTGGGGAACTTCTTTGCCGTGTGTGAGCTGCGTGACCAGCCCTGGTAGAAGTGTGCGTCCTGGTCGATGCGCCAGGCTCCCCACTCGGCGCCGTGGAGGTGGATGCGTCCGTCGAATCCTGCGGTGTAGAGTTTTCCTCCGCCTGAGAAGTCGCTGTCCCACTCGCCGCGGTCGCCGGAGCTGTCGCTCTGCGGGTGCCAGTCGATGCCGCCCTTGTAGAGGCCGATCTTGAAGGGGTCGTCGGGGTGGTAGACCTCGACGCGTTCCCACCGCTCGCAGTCGTCGTCCTCGTCGAAGACCAGCCAGCACCGCCCCCATTCGCCGCGGTTGTAGATGAGGTCTCTAGCCGCGTCGTGGTCGGGGTAGATCAGTTCGGTGAGTTGGCGCCAGCGTGGGTCGTAGAAGAACTTATCGGCTTCGCGGATGCCGCTGAGGCTCTTGAAGCGGTGGACCTGGTCGGCGTAGTCGAAGCCCTTGCCGGCGTAGTTGAGGGTCATGTCGAAGTCGAACTCGTTGCCGGGCACGGTGTCGTTGTCGAGGTCGGTGGCGATGGAGACCCAGTCGATGGTTGCGTCGACCACCATGCGCCGCCATTCGTCTTTGATGGCCGAGCCTTCTTCGGGCATGACGAATCCTTCGTGCGGTGCCGGCATCTGGCGGGGCGAGTCGACGAGTCGGATGGCGACCTCGCAGATGTCGTCGCCGTCCTCGTCGTAGAAGAGGAAGGGGTTCTCCCAGTTGTAGCGGAGGTCGGGCATGTTGTAGGTGGAGGTGTGTATTTTCAGGAACATGCTGTGGCCGAGGTAGTCCTCGAAGAAGTGTGATGTCCCGGTGTGTTCCCAGCACTTGAGCTTGTAGTCGTTCCAGTCGATGTAGTTCAGGACGCCGTCTTGGTCGGTGTCGACCATGACCATGTAGTGGCCGGGTCCCCAGAGCATGTCCTTGCGTGTGGCGTTCTCGACGACGACCTGCAGGTCGGCGTTGTTGTCGCCGTCCTCATCGCCCCAGTCGATCATGAGGTCGTGTTCGTCGCCGTAGTTCCCGTCCTTGTTGCGGTCGATCATGAGGCAGTCGCTGTCGGTGTCGCCGACGAGGTCATCGAAGGTCATGTCGTCGTCGTCGTCGATCCACTGGACGGGCATGCCGTCGCGGAGCACCGTGCGCAGGACGTCCGGATCGCCGTCGTTGTCGAGGTCTTCAAAGACGGGCACGGTTCCGACCGCCGGCATCAGGATGCGGTACTGGCGGACCATGGGGTCGGCGCGTGTGGAAGCCTGGAGGCCGAGCACGGCTGTGAGGATGAGGGTGGTGGTGCGTGTGATGATCTGCATGGGCGTTGACTCCGAGAGAGCGTGTGAATCGATTCGAGGGTCAGCGCCCCATCCATCCGCCGTCAACGAGGAGCGTGGTCCCGTGGCAGTAGTCGGAGGCGGATGAGGCGAGGAAGACGGCGGGCCCCTTGAAGTCATCGGGTTGTCCCCAGCGTCCCGCAGGTATGCGTGCGAGGATCTGCTCGCTGCGGACGGGGTCGTCGCGCAGGGCCTGCGTGTTGTCGGTGGCGATGTAGCCCGGAGCGATCGCGTTGACGTTGACCCCCCTGCCCGCCCACTCGTTGGCGAGCGCCATGGTGAGGCGTCCGATGCCGGCCTTGCTGGCCGCGTAGCCCGGGACGGTGATGCCTCCCTGGTAGGTCAGGAGCGAGGCGATAAAGAGGATCTTGCCGTGTCCCCGTTGGAGCATGTCGCGACCGATCTCGCGGCTGAGGATGAAGGGCGCGGTGAGGTTGACGCCGATGACCTCGTCCCACATGCCGTCGGGGTGTTCGGCGGCGGGTGTGCGTCGTATGGTTCCGGCGTTGTTGACGAGGATGTCGATGACCGGGTGGTTCGCGCGCACCTGCCGGATGAACTGCTGGAGGGCTTCCCGGTCGCCCATGTCGCAGGCGTAGCCGGTGAAGCTTCGGCCTGTCGCGGCGACGGCGTGCGCGACGTCGCTGCGTAGCGGGTCGAGTGTGGAGCTGACGCCCACGATGTCGGCGCCGGCTTCGGCGAGTCCCTCGGCGATGGCGTAGCCGATGCCGGTCCGGCACCCGGTGACCAGGGCTGTCTTACCCTCAAGGCTAAAGCTGTTCGACGGTGACATGACGTTCTCCGGTGGTTCTGTCTGGTTACTCAGGGTCCGCCGTTGAAGAGTGCGGGCAGGGTCATCGTGACGGCGGGCCAGTAGGTCACCACGAGCAAGACCAGGAGCATGCCGGCGAGAAAGGGAACGAGGGATCGGGCCACCTCACCGAACTCGGCCTTGCCCACGCTGCAGGCGACAAAGATGGCGATGCCGACCGGGGGTGTGCACTGCCCGATGCCGAGGGCGAGGACCATCATGACCCCGAAGTGCACGGGGGCCATGTCGATGGTGTCGCAGGCGATGGGCATGAGGATCGGCACGAGCAGGATCATGGCGGGCGTCAGGTCGAGGAACGTCCCGATCGCCAGGAGCATCAGGAGCATCATGAGTTTGAGTGCGACGGGGTTCTGCGTGAGGCTGAGCATGGAAGCCGCGATGTCCTGGGGGACCTGCTCGACGGTCATCAGCCAGGCGAAGGGTGCGGTCGCGGCGATGCAGAGCACCACGATGCCGGTGATCCTGGTGCTGTCGATGAGGGCGTGGTAGATGTCGCTGAATGACAGTGTTCGGTAGATGAGCCCGCCGACGAGCATCGCCCACGCGACGGCCACGATGGCTGCCTCGGTGGGTGTCACGTAGCCGCCGACGATGCCGCCGAGCACCCAGAAGACGGTGAGCAGCGGCAGCGCGGATCGCAAGAGTGCGCGGGCGATGGCCATCAGGCTGGTGCCCGGGGTTGATGGCTCGTGCCGCTGAAGGGTGGCGATGGCGAAGGCGATGACCATAAGGACGCATCCGGTGAGGATGCCCGGGAGGATGCCTCCCAGGAACAGGTCGCCGATGGAGATGCCGCCGATCACGCCCATGAGGACAAAGGGGATGCTGGGGGGGATGATGATGCCGATGGACCCCGCGGTGGCCTGGAGTGCCGTGGCGGTTCCTCGCGAGTAGCCGCTGTTGATCATGGCGGGGATCAGGACGATGCCGATGGCGGCGGTGGTGGCGGCGGTCGATCCCGAGACGGCGGCGAAGAACATGCAGGCGATAACGCTGACCATCGCGACACCGCCGCGGACCCTGCCGACGACGGAGCGGGCGAGGTCGATGAGTCGGCCGGACATCCCGCCACGGTCCATGAGGCATCCGGCCAGGACGAAGAAGGGGATGGCGAGCAGCGGGAAGGATCCGGTGGCCCCGACCATCTTGAGGGGGATCAGGCCCGGGCTGAAGTCGCTGAACCCGGTGATGGCGACGGCAGCGGCGAGGATAAGCGCGACGGAGATCGGCACCCCCATGAGGAGCAGCGCCATGAAACCGAGCAGCAGCACCTGGATCATGGCGTTCATGATTCGGTCTCGCGGGTGACTGCCTGAGGCCGTCGCCAGATCAGGGAGATTGTCCGCAGCAGCATGAGGAGCGCCCCGACCGGGATCGCGAGGTAGACCCAGGATCGTGGCAGTTCAAGGACGGCGGTGTCGACGTCGTGCCCGCTGATCGTGAGGCCGACGCCATACCAGATCAGGACGAGGCAGCAGATGGCGACCAGGGTGTGAGCGATGCCTCGGGCGGCCGATCCCAGCCTGTCGGGCAGCCAGTCCACGAAGACGGCGACGACGAAGTGCTCGTTGCGTTTGAGCGCGAGCGAGGCCCCGACAAAGACCAGCCAGGTGAAGAGGATGGTGGCGAGTTCCTCGGTCCAGGCGGGCGGATCGGTGAGGATATAGCGTCCGATCACCTGGATCAGGGTGATGACGCACATCACGGCCAGCAGAGCTGCTCCGGCGACTTCCTCGAGATGATCGGCGAGTTTACGGATCAACCTGCGGGCTACCTGTGTTCTGAATCTGCTCGATCAGTGAGGCGAAACCCTCGCCGTATTTCTCGATGTATTCGTCGTAGGCCCCGTCGAGTCGGTCGCGGAAAGCCTGGGCATCCACCTCGTTGAAGCGCATGCCCAGCTGTTTGAGTTGTTCGACCGCCTGCACCTCGTATTCGGCCCAGAGGGTTCGCTGGTGCGATGATGTTTCCTGGGCGGCGCGGTCGAGGGCCTCGCGGCGTTGCGGGGAGAGTCCCTCGTACCAGGTCTTGCTGACGATCATGACGTCGGGGATGGCGACGTGCTGCGTCCAGGCGAAGTAGACGCAACCTGTTTCGTGCATGGAGAACTTGAGGCAGGTTGGGGGGTTGTTCTCCCATCCATCGATGACGCCCGACTGTAGTGCGCTGTAGACCTCGCTCTGACTCATGGGCAAGGCGGTTGCGCCCAGCCGCGCGATGGTCTGCCTGAGGACGTTGGAATCCATGACCCTGATCTTGAGTCCCTTGAGGTCTTCGGGCCGCACGATCGGGCCTCGCTTGGTCATGATGTTGCGTGTCCCGGCATCCATGAAGGCCAGTGCGACGACGCCGGCCTGCTCGGAGCTGCGTCTGAGTGTCTGGCCCACCTCGCCGTCGAGAACCCGGGCCTGATGCTGGCTGTCGCGGAAGATAAAGGGCAGGGCCACGACGTTCATATCGGTGACGTATTGAGCGAGTGGTGCCGCGGAGACGACGGCGATTTCGATGTCGCCGGTTCGGCAGGCCTGGATCAGTTCGCCGGCGTTGCCGAGCTGGCCGCTGGGGTAGCGTCGGACTTCAACGCCCTGCCCGGTGTGCGTTTCGAGTCGCTGGCGGAAGTAGGCCATGGCGTCGGACGTGGGGTGGTCGGGCGGGAGCACCTCGCCGATCTTGACGACCGGCTTGCGATTGGGTTCCTGACCGCATCCCGCGAGACCGGCCAGCGTCATGCTGAAGAGGGTCACGGCCAGGATGATGAGACCGAAGGGGTGGCAACGCGTCATGGGTCATGCCTGCCTGTCTTGAGTTTTGATGCTGTTATCCGGCGTGCGTGATTCGTTTATGCCAGGTCACCGATCGCCAGCATGTCCATATCGTTGAAGTCCTGATTCTCGCCGCCCATGGCCCAGATGAATCGGTAGGCCGCGGTGCCGACGCCGCTGTGGATCGACCACGAGGGGGAGAGAACGGTCTGGTGGTTCCTGATCCAGAGGCTCCGGGTCTCGTCGGGGCGCCCCATGAGGTGGAGGACGCGCTGATCATCGGGCACGTCGAAGTAGGTGTAGACCTCGGTTCTGCGGTCGTGGGTGTGCGGCGGCATCGTGTTCCAGACGCTGCCGACGGCGAGTTCGGTGTATCCCATCACGAGCTGACAACTCGGGGCGCCGTTCTCGTGGATGTACTGGTTGATTGTCCGCTTGTTGGCCAGATCATTTGATCCGAGGTCAACGACGTTGGCTTGGGATTGTGTGATCAGAGCGGTCGGGTAGTCGGCGTGGGCGGGGTAGCTGTGGAGGTAGAAGATGGCGGGATCGACGATGTCGTCGCTGCTGAAGCGTATGTCTCGCGCCCCCCTGCCGATGTAGAGCGCATCGCGTCCGTCCAGCGCGTATTCCTGGCCATCGACGGACACCTTTCCGGGCCTGCCGATGTTGAGGACGCCGAGTTCGCGTCGCTGGCAGAGATAGTCGACCGAGAGCGTTCTTGTGTTGGGGAGGCCGAGCGGGTGAATGGTCGGGATTGCCGACCCGACGATGGCGCGGTCGAGGTCGGTCAGGTAGAGCCGGGTCTCGCCGTTCTGGAAAAGCCCGTCGAGGATGAAGGCCGATCTCAGCGACCGGGTGTTGAGTCCCCGGTAACGTTGAGCATCGGGGGTTTCGTGCGCGTGCAGCCTGGCGTCCATCATGTCTGGTCTTCAATCGTTGGAGAGAGTGGTGTGTTCCACGCCATGCCGATTCCGGGCCTCAAGCCGAGCTCAGCACCGGATTCTGTCCGAGCGCAGAGGAGAGTTCGCTGGCCGCGGCAGTGACCTGCGCGGCGATCACGGGGATTTTTTTCTTGGGGAAGCGTTCGGTGGTGGCGGTGATGCCGATGGCGCCGACCGGTTGCTCGTAGGCATCGAAGACGGTCGCTGCGAGGCAGCGGACGCCCTCGAAATACTCCTCGTCGTCGATCGCGTAGCCGCGTTTTCGGATCGTGATGAGGTCGTCCTCGAGGCTGTCGACCCCGCTGTGCGTCGCATCGGTGCGGACTTCGAACTGGATCCGCTCGAGGACGTCCTGTCGGTCCTGGGGTTTCATCGCTGCGAGCACCGCCTTGCCGGTCGCTGAACAGTGGATGGAGACCAGGGTGCCGGGTCGGCTGGCGACACGGATCGGGCTGGGGCTGTCGATGACTTTGGTGATGAGCATCTGCGCATCGGCGCGGACCGCCATGTGTGCGGTCTCGCCGGTGTCGTGAGAGAGGCGTTTGAGAATGGGATCGGCCTGGGTGTTGACCTCGACGGAGTTGAGTGCCTGAAGGCCCAGGTGGAGCAGCCCGACGCCTGAGCGGTAGCGGCCGTCGATCTCTTCGAGCATCCCCTCGTCGACCAGTGTCCGGAGCATTCGGAACGCGGTGGTTCGCGGCATGCTCAGCTGACGCGCGACCTCGCTGGTGGAGACCGGGCGGGTTTCGCCGGCGAGCCACTTGAGCGCCGAGCAGGCCTTGGACAGGTTGGGGATCGAGTATTTGTTCATATCTGAATTACTTGTTTCTCATACGGAACATCTTATAATCCGCCGCATGGAAGTCAACCGTGGCCTCTGTGCCCGACTTCTTGATGTTGATCGCCTTTCGTGTTCTGACTCGATGCCCCCGATCCCCGAGGTTCTTCATGAAGTGCTGGTGCCTGGTTGAACGCCCTTGTGTGTGTGCCCTAATTGTGTTCGTCGTGCTGCTGGCGAGCGCGTGTTCGCGTGGCGTGCGGCCTGATGCGGGCCTTGATCCGGGGCTTGCGTTCGAGCGTGGGCGGGTGGTCGACCTGGCCCCGAACGGCTCGTGGGTGTGGCACACGGATCCGGTCACGATCTGGAGCGGGGGCCGGCTCTACTACGCCTACGTCGACAGCACGACGCGCCAGATCATGGTGAACTCCTATGGCCCGGGGGATGGGAGCCTCAGCCCGATCAATCTCTCGACCGAGCGTTCGGTCGCGGTGGACGATCACGACCACCCGTCGATCTCGATCCTGCCGGACGGTCGTCTGCTGCTGGTCTACTGCCGTCACGGGCGCGACCGCGGGTTTTACTTTCGGCACGCGAGCGGCCCGACGCCACGCGCTCTCGACGACCTGAGCGATGAGCGTTTCCACGGTTTTGAGGCCAACACCTGCTACACGAACGTGTACTACCTGCGTGACGAGCGGCGGCTTCACTACTTCGGCCGCGGCGTCCACAGCAAGCCGACGTGGCTGACCTCGACCGATCTCGGTCAGACGTGGAGCGACGCGACGCCTTGGATCATCCCCGAGCACAACGCGGTGCGACCCTACGTGCATTACGCGTCGAACGGCCGCGACCGTATCGACATGATCTATACCGACGGGCATCCGCGTGACGAGAAGAACTCGATCTATCACGCGTACTACCAAGACGACGCGTTCTATCGTGCGGACGGCCGTCTCATCGTCGCGGCGGATGATCTGCCGATGGTGCACGAGCATGGCCAGAAAGGCGGTTACGTCTACCGCTACTCCGAGCGTCCCTGGGACACCTCGCGGGGCCCGGATGACTGGATCCCGTTTGGGCGGGCGTGGGTCTGGGATATCGAGCACGATGAATCGGGCAACCCCGTCTGTGTGTTCACGGTTCAGGTTGACGCGCCCGAGGGCTCGCCGTGGACGGACGGGCGGATCTATTACTACTACGGGTGGTGGGATGGCGCCGTCTGGAACAAGCGGCTGATCGCGAAGGCGGGCAACGCCCTGTATCGGGGCGAGGACGATTTCGCGGGCGGGATTGCGCTGGATCCCGATGACCCGTCGCGTCTGTTCCTCTCGTCGAATGCGGTAGCGCCGTTCGATCTCACGTCACTCGACACGCGGATCAAGGGCGACGACGCCTACAGCCTTTACCGGGTTCGTTTCGATCGTGCGACGGGCAGAGTCGAATCCGAACCGTTCTATTCGGCGGAGGGCGAGATGATCATCCGCCCGTTTGTTCCGGCGGGTGACGGCCCGGTGAAGTCGGTTGTCTGGATGCAGGGGCCGAACTACCCCAACATGCGCACCTATCCGACGCGGATCGCCGGCTGGTTCTCCGGCACCGAGCAGAACGACTAACCCTGACCACGGGCCCGCGGTGGCGAACGGAGACCGTCGGTGACAACAGCAGCACCTGATCTGGCCAGCGTGCCGAGTGATCGAGATGTACTGATCGATGTGCTGCGTGCCATCGGCCTGGTCATGATTGTTCTGGCTCACACGATCCCGTCAGGCTGGACGATCTTCCAGCTTCGGAATTTCGACGTGCCCCTGATGGCCTTTGTCGCGGGGATGTCGTTCGCCGTCACAGCGCCGGAGCGGCTCAGTCTGGGGCCTTATTACCTCAAGCGGATCGGGCGTCTGCTCGTGCCGACCTACACGTTCCTGCTGCTGTTCTTCGGCATCACGGCGCTGTGCTGCTGGCTGATCGATCAGCCGTTCGCGTTGCAGGGCGGGTGGTACCAGACGTTCATGCTGACCAATCACCCGCCCTCGATCGGCTACGTCTGGATCATCCGCGTCTTCGTGCTCCTCGCTGCGACCGCCCCGCTGCTGCACTGGGTCTGGATGCGTACGCCCAAGGCGGTCTTTGCTTCGAGCCTGATTGTCGCGTACGCGGGTTACGAGGTTGCCTTCTACAACATCCCCCGTCCCGAGACGGTCTGGGTGCGGACGCTGCTGTTCACCTACATCTACTTCGCGATCTCGTACGCGCTGATGTTCGGCGTGGGTATGCTCTGCACGAGGCTGAGTGCGTTGCAGCGTTTTCTTGCGGTGATCTTCTTTTCGATCGTCTTCGTGATCTGTATTTTCTACTTTGCCCGGGGAGACGAGATCACGCTGAGGATGCAGAGCTACAAGTACCCCCCTCGTCTTTACTATGTGTCCTGGGGCATGCTGATGTCGTTGACACTCAGCCTTGTCCTGATGCGGCTGTGGCTTCCCGGCGTGTTGATGTCGGCTGTCCGTTTCCTGAGCTCGGCGTCGCTGTGGATCTATCTCTGGCACATCGCGGTGCTGTATATCATCCGCTGGCATCTCGGGGGCGTCGAGGTGCTCAAGAACCACTGGATCAAGTTCGGCGTGGTGCTGGTGACCGCATCCCTGATCACGCTGGCACACCGCCTGGTATTCCGTTGGCTCAGTCGGCGGCTGGAGCCGCTCCCGCCCCTCGCGGGCTTCGTGCGACTGGCGTTTCTCAAGTAACAGGAGGCCTCCATGCCCTGCACGGATCAAACGCTGTCTTGCGCGGGGCTTGTTGTCCTGGCGCTGTCTTTCTTCGTCAGTCTGTCGCCGCCATCCGTGCGTGCGGA
Coding sequences within:
- a CDS encoding TRAP transporter small permease — encoded protein: MIRKLADHLEEVAGAALLAVMCVITLIQVIGRYILTDPPAWTEELATILFTWLVFVGASLALKRNEHFVVAVFVDWLPDRLGSAARGIAHTLVAICCLVLIWYGVGLTISGHDVDTAVLELPRSWVYLAIPVGALLMLLRTISLIWRRPQAVTRETES
- a CDS encoding BNR-4 repeat-containing protein encodes the protein MCALIVFVVLLASACSRGVRPDAGLDPGLAFERGRVVDLAPNGSWVWHTDPVTIWSGGRLYYAYVDSTTRQIMVNSYGPGDGSLSPINLSTERSVAVDDHDHPSISILPDGRLLLVYCRHGRDRGFYFRHASGPTPRALDDLSDERFHGFEANTCYTNVYYLRDERRLHYFGRGVHSKPTWLTSTDLGQTWSDATPWIIPEHNAVRPYVHYASNGRDRIDMIYTDGHPRDEKNSIYHAYYQDDAFYRADGRLIVAADDLPMVHEHGQKGGYVYRYSERPWDTSRGPDDWIPFGRAWVWDIEHDESGNPVCVFTVQVDAPEGSPWTDGRIYYYYGWWDGAVWNKRLIAKAGNALYRGEDDFAGGIALDPDDPSRLFLSSNAVAPFDLTSLDTRIKGDDAYSLYRVRFDRATGRVESEPFYSAEGEMIIRPFVPAGDGPVKSVVWMQGPNYPNMRTYPTRIAGWFSGTEQND
- the kduI gene encoding 5-dehydro-4-deoxy-D-glucuronate isomerase, whose translation is MMDARLHAHETPDAQRYRGLNTRSLRSAFILDGLFQNGETRLYLTDLDRAIVGSAIPTIHPLGLPNTRTLSVDYLCQRRELGVLNIGRPGKVSVDGQEYALDGRDALYIGRGARDIRFSSDDIVDPAIFYLHSYPAHADYPTALITQSQANVVDLGSNDLANKRTINQYIHENGAPSCQLVMGYTELAVGSVWNTMPPHTHDRRTEVYTYFDVPDDQRVLHLMGRPDETRSLWIRNHQTVLSPSWSIHSGVGTAAYRFIWAMGGENQDFNDMDMLAIGDLA
- a CDS encoding DUF4861 family protein produces the protein MQIITRTTTLILTAVLGLQASTRADPMVRQYRILMPAVGTVPVFEDLDNDGDPDVLRTVLRDGMPVQWIDDDDDMTFDDLVGDTDSDCLMIDRNKDGNYGDEHDLMIDWGDEDGDNNADLQVVVENATRKDMLWGPGHYMVMVDTDQDGVLNYIDWNDYKLKCWEHTGTSHFFEDYLGHSMFLKIHTSTYNMPDLRYNWENPFLFYDEDGDDICEVAIRLVDSPRQMPAPHEGFVMPEEGSAIKDEWRRMVVDATIDWVSIATDLDNDTVPGNEFDFDMTLNYAGKGFDYADQVHRFKSLSGIREADKFFYDPRWRQLTELIYPDHDAARDLIYNRGEWGRCWLVFDEDDDCERWERVEVYHPDDPFKIGLYKGGIDWHPQSDSSGDRGEWDSDFSGGGKLYTAGFDGRIHLHGAEWGAWRIDQDAHFYQGWSRSSHTAKKFPTIRYADTDDNGFFDRIDYDLDGDKRYERSVSLISLGIDDTATLIDPAELDYQGYRDLHERVTDAMWARAQKAIEAARANQLDLSPYAGMMKPLSTRQKYHYAYWLNFYIYNDLLELAEHRGDTVFANDLDRAYFSGDWSNLTRPLVAPDPNQHAQMRIEVTNPLDQPRGHQTVEIPWQSIEDAMPHADSQTIRVINGSTGREATSQVIDTDANGTPDLLVFQHHFLASQTVVFTLQATPPVRGQNDPSPVHAKFVPTRMDDFAWESDRIAYRMYGPALRNETISNGIDVWSKRVPYPIVEKWYQPGHDYHTDRGEGADLYKVGNTLGCGGTALVIDGQFVRGENYALWRILANGPVRTLFELTFPERRINGITIRETQRLSLDKGHNLTRITTDYTIDGSPDTIEFATGLVRRNPATHSPSPDRTWLGQWGPLGAKGNGDLGAGVVLQNAGKARYEMIENHHLLLTHLPESGSVVHWAGAGWSRAHRFTDSEKWNAYLTEWAKRVNQPLMIRQIKKGK
- a CDS encoding TRAP transporter large permease — protein: MNAMIQVLLLGFMALLLMGVPISVALILAAAVAITGFSDFSPGLIPLKMVGATGSFPLLAIPFFVLAGCLMDRGGMSGRLIDLARSVVGRVRGGVAMVSVIACMFFAAVSGSTAATTAAIGIVLIPAMINSGYSRGTATALQATAGSIGIIIPPSIPFVLMGVIGGISIGDLFLGGILPGILTGCVLMVIAFAIATLQRHEPSTPGTSLMAIARALLRSALPLLTVFWVLGGIVGGYVTPTEAAIVAVAWAMLVGGLIYRTLSFSDIYHALIDSTRITGIVVLCIAATAPFAWLMTVEQVPQDIAASMLSLTQNPVALKLMMLLMLLAIGTFLDLTPAMILLVPILMPIACDTIDMAPVHFGVMMVLALGIGQCTPPVGIAIFVACSVGKAEFGEVARSLVPFLAGMLLVLLVVTYWPAVTMTLPALFNGGP
- a CDS encoding TRAP transporter substrate-binding protein, producing MTRCHPFGLIILAVTLFSMTLAGLAGCGQEPNRKPVVKIGEVLPPDHPTSDAMAYFRQRLETHTGQGVEVRRYPSGQLGNAGELIQACRTGDIEIAVVSAAPLAQYVTDMNVVALPFIFRDSQHQARVLDGEVGQTLRRSSEQAGVVALAFMDAGTRNIMTKRGPIVRPEDLKGLKIRVMDSNVLRQTIARLGATALPMSQSEVYSALQSGVIDGWENNPPTCLKFSMHETGCVYFAWTQHVAIPDVMIVSKTWYEGLSPQRREALDRAAQETSSHQRTLWAEYEVQAVEQLKQLGMRFNEVDAQAFRDRLDGAYDEYIEKYGEGFASLIEQIQNTGSPQVDP
- a CDS encoding acyltransferase family protein: MTTAAPDLASVPSDRDVLIDVLRAIGLVMIVLAHTIPSGWTIFQLRNFDVPLMAFVAGMSFAVTAPERLSLGPYYLKRIGRLLVPTYTFLLLFFGITALCCWLIDQPFALQGGWYQTFMLTNHPPSIGYVWIIRVFVLLAATAPLLHWVWMRTPKAVFASSLIVAYAGYEVAFYNIPRPETVWVRTLLFTYIYFAISYALMFGVGMLCTRLSALQRFLAVIFFSIVFVICIFYFARGDEITLRMQSYKYPPRLYYVSWGMLMSLTLSLVLMRLWLPGVLMSAVRFLSSASLWIYLWHIAVLYIIRWHLGGVEVLKNHWIKFGVVLVTASLITLAHRLVFRWLSRRLEPLPPLAGFVRLAFLK
- a CDS encoding IclR family transcriptional regulator, which codes for MNKYSIPNLSKACSALKWLAGETRPVSTSEVARQLSMPRTTAFRMLRTLVDEGMLEEIDGRYRSGVGLLHLGLQALNSVEVNTQADPILKRLSHDTGETAHMAVRADAQMLITKVIDSPSPIRVASRPGTLVSIHCSATGKAVLAAMKPQDRQDVLERIQFEVRTDATHSGVDSLEDDLITIRKRGYAIDDEEYFEGVRCLAATVFDAYEQPVGAIGITATTERFPKKKIPVIAAQVTAAASELSSALGQNPVLSSA
- a CDS encoding SDR family NAD(P)-dependent oxidoreductase; translation: MSPSNSFSLEGKTALVTGCRTGIGYAIAEGLAEAGADIVGVSSTLDPLRSDVAHAVAATGRSFTGYACDMGDREALQQFIRQVRANHPVIDILVNNAGTIRRTPAAEHPDGMWDEVIGVNLTAPFILSREIGRDMLQRGHGKILFIASLLTYQGGITVPGYAASKAGIGRLTMALANEWAGRGVNVNAIAPGYIATDNTQALRDDPVRSEQILARIPAGRWGQPDDFKGPAVFLASSASDYCHGTTLLVDGGWMGR